The following proteins come from a genomic window of Leishmania major strain Friedlin complete genome, chromosome 17:
- a CDS encoding cytidine deaminase-like protein: MPAVKWSSPVVRNELMSLTRLPAEMQRAAAAAVAAHKNAYSPYSNFSVGAALLHDDGSVTAGCNYENCTLQSCCAERCAIVRANVEGHRRANAVAVYGRSYGAATPTNPPPVDALCPPCGLCRQLLVEVADLSQNFEEFMVVLVALDAQRAKVVRLADLVPAKFGPADIGMDVTQLGCHPSA, from the coding sequence ATGCCCGCCGTCAAGTGGTCTTCACCGGTGGTGCGGAACGAGCTCATGTCCCTGACGAGGCTGCCGGCGGAGAtgcagcgggcggcggcggcggctgtcgcGGCGCACAAGAACGCCTACTCTCCTTACTCGAACTTTTCTGTTGgcgccgcccttctccacgacgacggcagcgtaACGGCCGGGTGCAATTACGAAAACTGCACACTGCAATCATGCTGTGCCGAGCGCTGTGCCATTGTGCGAGCTAACGTGGAGGGTCACCGGCGCGCCAACGCTGTGGCTGTGTACGGCCGCAGctacggcgccgccaccccgACAAACCCCCCTCCGGTCGACGCTCTTTGCCCTCCGTGCGGCCTGTGCCGACAGCTGCTGGTCGAGGTGGCCGACCTCTCCCAGAACTTTGAGGAGTTCATGGTGGTTCTCGTCGCGCTTGATGCACAGCGAGCGAaggtggtgcggctggcAGACCTCGTGCCGGCGAAGTTTGGCCCGGCTGACATCGGCATGGACGTAACGCAGCTGGGCTGCCACCCCTCTGCATAG